TCTTAATTAACTATCAAATTGGTGGAAAGTTCTATGATAGTGTTTATCAAGGTTTAATGAGCCTTAGTTATGGCTCTGCATTACATGCTGATGCTGCTGGAGCTTGGACCACTACCAATAAAACTAGTCAAATCCCTCGCTTAGATTATGGTAACACTACTAACATTAATGCTGCTTCTAGCAGGTGGTTAGTTGATGCATCATATATAAACTTTGCTAACGTAAATCTTTCTTACAGATTGCCTAAATCGCTACTAAGTAAGATTGATGTTGCTGGTGCAAAAGTATTTTTTACGGGAGAGAATTTAGGGACAATTTCTAAGAGAAGAGGATTAGATCCAAGACAATCATTTGATGGTGTAAATGGTGCAACTTATTTGTCGGGCAGAATTTATAGTTTTGGTTTAAGTCTTTCACTATAATTAGTTAATATTTAAAGAGATGAAAAAAATTATTTTATTTTCAGCTGTGGTAGCTTTAGTAGCTATTTCTAGTTGTAAAAAAGAGTATTTGGAAACCGCACCAACTGATAAAGTTGCTGCTGGAGATGTATTTACAAGTACTACTAATGCAAATACTGTATTAAATGGTATTTACAGATATATGTTCGAAAGAACAACAACTACCACAAGTAACGCACAAGGTAAGCCTGGTGTTGCTGGTATCATGTTGGCGATTGATTTTATGGGAGAAGATTTGCATCAAGGTGCTGCTACTTGGTTTACTTCTACTGGAGAGGGTAATTATGTGGCACCTAGGACTGATACCCATGCTTCTAACATTTGGGTATACAGAACTTTCTATAGAATTATAGGTAATGCAAATGCAATTCTTGATAACATCGATGAGGTTCCTGGTCTTGCTGCAGACAAAAATAGAATTAAGGCAGAAGCTTTAACATTAAGGGCTTATGCTTATTCTTATCTAGTTCAATTTTATGGAAAAAGATACGATGCACTTGCAAAGCCTAACAACCAATTAGCTGTTCCTTTATTGTTGAAATCTACTGATAGTCAAAAACCAAGGGTAAGTGTTGAGGCTGTTTATACTCAAATCAATGCAGATCTTGATGCAGCAATTGCTTTAAATCTTACAACAAAAGTAAGTAAGAGTCATGCTGACGTTTGGGTTGCTAAAGGTTTAAAAGCTAGGGTTGCTTTAACTATGGGCGACTATGCAACTGCAATTACATATGCAAAACAAATTATTGACGGTAACGCATATCCATTAATGGATGCAGCAGCCTATCAAAGTGGATTTAATAATGCACCATCTTTATCTGAAGTAATGTGGGCAATGATGCCTAATTTAGAACAAGGTGATACATTTGGTTCTTTCTTTGCTCAAATTGCATACAATGCAAATACAACTTATCAAAGAGGTACACCAAAAAGAATTAACTCTGCTTTATACGCTCAAATTCCAGCAACTGATGTAAGAGCTAAAATGTGGGAACCAGCACCAACAGCAACAAACTTCCCATTACCTGCAACTACATTTGTTAGACAGCCTTTTATGAGCAGAAAATATTCTGTTAAAACAGTTGGTGACCCATCTTTAGGAGATGTGCCAATTATGAGGACTTCAGAAATGTACTTAATCCTAGCTGAGGCCTATGCTAAATCTGCTGTGCCCCAAACATTGTTAGCTCAACAAGCATTATACACTTTGAATTTCAAAAGAAATCCAAACTATGTAATTTCTACAAGTACGGGTGCAACGTTGATTAATGAGATTTTAACTTATAGAAGGATTGAACTTTGGGGTGAAGGTTTCAGATATTTAGATTTGAAACGCTTAAATCTGCCATTAGATAGAACGACAGCAAATGTTCCTAACTTTACTGCTGCATCTGTAGCAAATTTCTTGCAATTACCAGCTGGAGATGTAAGATGGGAGTGGTTTATTCCTAGATCTGAGATTGATGCAAATCCAAATATTGGACCTCAAAATCCATAATATTAATAACCTAACAAAAAACCCGCATATGCGGGTTTTTTTTGTTTTAAGGCGCTAATCTATTCGTCTGCCATTTACCGTTAATCAAATCATATTTAATTCTATCATGTAAACGGCTTGTTCTGCCTTGCCAAAACTCTATAGACGTTGGTTTAACAATGTATCCGCCCCAATGCGCTGGTTTTGGAATTGTTTTACCTTCATATTGAGTAGTTAATTCTTCTACCTTGTTTTCTAATAGTTGCCTATCAGTTATAATTTGACTTTGAGGAGAAACTATTGCGCCGATTTGACTGCCAATTGGTCTAGAATGGAAATATTTTTCTGAAGCTTCTTTAGATAATTTCTCAATCTTACCTTCAATACGAACTTGTCTTTCTAGCTCTGCCCAAAAGAAAACTAAACAAGCTTGTGGGTTTTTCTTAATCTCTTTGCCTTTTGTACTTAAGTAATTGGTGTAGAAACTGAAACCATTTTCATCAAATCCTTTTAACAAAACGATACGGGCATTAGGTTTGCCAGATTTATCAGCAGTTGCCAAAGTCATTACATTTGGCTCATATAATTGAGCATCCATTGCTGCAGCAAACCACTTTTCGAATTGTTTAATTGGGTTTTTATCTGCATCCTTTTCGCTTAACTCTGCAGATCGATAGTCTTGTCGCAAACTTTGTATCATTTCTTTTGTTAGTTCCATAGCACAAAAATAGACTTTAGTTTTTTCAATTTTTTGATTTAGAATATAATTTTGTTTGATTATGCTTATAATACAATTGTTATTCTGCTACATTTTGTATAATCATTCTGGTTTCTTAATTTTCACAAATGTTAAGCAAAGTAATACCTTCTACCGGAAAACTACTGATATCAGAGCCGTTTTTGAATGACCCAAATTTTAAACGTTCGGTTGTTTTAATGGCAGAACACAGTGAGGAAGGTACTTTAGGTTTTATTTTAAATCATCCAAGCCAGTTTTTATTAAAGGATTTGGTTCCCGATTTATGGGAAGCAGATTTCCCTGTTTTTATTGGCGGACCAGTAGAAGTGGATACCATCCATTTTATTCATCGTTGTTATGATAAATTAAACAGTGGAGAAGAAATCGCAAAAGGAATTTACTGGGGTGGAAACTTTGAAACACTTAAAATATTGGTGAACAATAATAGCATTTCAACTGATGAAGTAAAGTTTTTTCTAGGTTATTCTGGTTGGGGTATAGATCAACTGACTGAAGAGATCAATGAAAATACTTGGATAGTTTCCGACCAGTTCCATCAAGATGTTGTCTTTTCACACAATGAAGAAGAACTTTGGAGAGAAGTTATCATCAACTTGGGTCCAAAGTACGCTCACGTTAGTAATTTCCCTATTGATCCGAGTTTGAATTAGTTTGGAGTTGAGAGTTTTTAGTTTGGAGTGCTTTAAACTCCCAACTCCTTACTCCAAACTCATCTCACTGGCACTTTCCTCTACCTTTTTCCTTAATTCATCCTTGTAAGCTTGCATCTTTTGAGCTAAGCTATCATCGGCAGTTGCCAAAATTTGAACAGCCAATAAACCAGCATTTTTAGCCGCATTTAAAGCAACTGTTGCAACTGGAATACCATTTGGCATTTGCAGAATAGATAAGATAGAATCCCAACCATCAATAGAATTTGAAGATTTAACGGGAACGCCAATTACTGGCAATGTTGTAATTGATGCAACCATTCC
The sequence above is drawn from the Pedobacter frigiditerrae genome and encodes:
- a CDS encoding RagB/SusD family nutrient uptake outer membrane protein, whose translation is MKKIILFSAVVALVAISSCKKEYLETAPTDKVAAGDVFTSTTNANTVLNGIYRYMFERTTTTTSNAQGKPGVAGIMLAIDFMGEDLHQGAATWFTSTGEGNYVAPRTDTHASNIWVYRTFYRIIGNANAILDNIDEVPGLAADKNRIKAEALTLRAYAYSYLVQFYGKRYDALAKPNNQLAVPLLLKSTDSQKPRVSVEAVYTQINADLDAAIALNLTTKVSKSHADVWVAKGLKARVALTMGDYATAITYAKQIIDGNAYPLMDAAAYQSGFNNAPSLSEVMWAMMPNLEQGDTFGSFFAQIAYNANTTYQRGTPKRINSALYAQIPATDVRAKMWEPAPTATNFPLPATTFVRQPFMSRKYSVKTVGDPSLGDVPIMRTSEMYLILAEAYAKSAVPQTLLAQQALYTLNFKRNPNYVISTSTGATLINEILTYRRIELWGEGFRYLDLKRLNLPLDRTTANVPNFTAASVANFLQLPAGDVRWEWFIPRSEIDANPNIGPQNP
- the pdxH gene encoding pyridoxamine 5'-phosphate oxidase; translation: MELTKEMIQSLRQDYRSAELSEKDADKNPIKQFEKWFAAAMDAQLYEPNVMTLATADKSGKPNARIVLLKGFDENGFSFYTNYLSTKGKEIKKNPQACLVFFWAELERQVRIEGKIEKLSKEASEKYFHSRPIGSQIGAIVSPQSQIITDRQLLENKVEELTTQYEGKTIPKPAHWGGYIVKPTSIEFWQGRTSRLHDRIKYDLINGKWQTNRLAP
- a CDS encoding YqgE/AlgH family protein; this encodes MLSKVIPSTGKLLISEPFLNDPNFKRSVVLMAEHSEEGTLGFILNHPSQFLLKDLVPDLWEADFPVFIGGPVEVDTIHFIHRCYDKLNSGEEIAKGIYWGGNFETLKILVNNNSISTDEVKFFLGYSGWGIDQLTEEINENTWIVSDQFHQDVVFSHNEEELWREVIINLGPKYAHVSNFPIDPSLN
- the purE gene encoding 5-(carboxyamino)imidazole ribonucleotide mutase, whose amino-acid sequence is MSARVGIIMGSKSDLNVMQDAADICKEFGVEFEMTVVSAHRTPERMFTYAKEAAQKGLKVIIAGAGGAAHLPGMVASITTLPVIGVPVKSSNSIDGWDSILSILQMPNGIPVATVALNAAKNAGLLAVQILATADDSLAQKMQAYKDELRKKVEESASEMSLE